Proteins encoded together in one Marinithermus hydrothermalis DSM 14884 window:
- the gyrA gene encoding DNA gyrase subunit A codes for MSQVLPVEITEEVKQSFINYAMSVIVDRALPDVRDGLKPVQRRILYAMLQEGLLPNRKHSKSAGVVGEVIKKYHPHGDQAVYDAMVRLAQDWNLRYPLVDGQGNFGSIDGDPAAAYRYTEARLSQIALELLRDIDKETVDFKPNFDGTTTEPEVLPAGFPNLLVNGSAGIAVGMATSLPPHNLSEVIDALVAMIDRPEITLDEVMTYLPGPDFPTGGRLHKGGIREAYATGRGSLKLRAKVRQEEKNGRVVLVVTEIPYQVNKAHLISQIASLVKAKKIEDIAALRDESDRQGLRIAIELKRGANPDVVLNQLFKHTNLQTSFTVNMLAIVDGEPRVLPLLELMRHYLEHRRQVVTRRTRFELKKAEERAHVLEGLLIALDNLDEVIALIRGSQDGAEAKAGLIARFGLTEVQAQAILDMRLQRLTGLEREKIQAEHRELQETIAYLRAILEDEARLWGVVKEELLAVKERHGDTRRTVINEFAGGFNPEDLIEDEPMVITMTAAGFLKRTPLEAYRAQGRGGVGVQASRSKDEDEATRLFVANMHDDLLFFTNKGRVYREKVFELPEASRQARGVHIRSILPLAEDEEVATLLSVRGLTIPGHFVFATRRGLIKKTPIREYQNLTASGLIAINLVDGDTLIQVGVAQEDAEVILATRNGQAIRFALTEVRATGRASQGVRGVRLKDGDEVVSLIVVPKGWTGDLLAVGTRGYGKRTPVEEYPTQGRGGLGVLTFRSTPKVGQLAALLAVEGDEDLLVLSRRGLAIRTRVDQVAQYSRATSGVKIMNLQEEDEIAACFVIRPQD; via the coding sequence ATGTCCCAGGTCTTACCCGTAGAAATCACAGAGGAAGTCAAGCAGAGCTTCATCAACTACGCCATGTCCGTTATCGTGGACCGGGCTCTGCCCGACGTCCGCGACGGACTCAAGCCTGTGCAGCGCCGTATCCTCTACGCGATGCTGCAAGAGGGCCTCCTCCCCAACCGCAAGCACTCCAAGTCCGCCGGCGTGGTGGGGGAGGTCATCAAAAAGTACCACCCGCACGGCGACCAGGCCGTCTACGACGCGATGGTCCGCCTGGCGCAGGACTGGAACCTGCGCTACCCCCTCGTGGACGGGCAGGGGAACTTCGGCTCGATCGACGGTGACCCCGCCGCGGCCTACCGCTACACCGAGGCCCGCCTCTCCCAGATCGCCCTCGAGCTGCTGCGCGACATCGATAAGGAGACCGTTGATTTCAAACCGAACTTCGACGGCACCACCACCGAGCCGGAGGTCTTGCCCGCAGGGTTCCCCAACCTCCTCGTGAACGGCTCGGCCGGTATCGCGGTCGGCATGGCGACCTCCCTCCCCCCGCACAACCTCTCCGAGGTCATTGACGCCCTCGTCGCCATGATCGACCGGCCGGAGATCACCCTGGACGAGGTGATGACCTACCTCCCGGGCCCCGACTTCCCCACCGGAGGTCGGCTCCACAAGGGCGGGATCCGCGAGGCCTACGCCACGGGGCGCGGCAGCCTCAAACTCCGCGCCAAGGTACGCCAGGAGGAAAAAAACGGGCGCGTTGTCCTGGTGGTGACCGAGATCCCCTACCAGGTCAACAAAGCCCACCTCATCAGCCAGATCGCCTCCCTCGTTAAGGCCAAGAAGATCGAGGACATCGCCGCCCTGCGCGACGAGTCCGACCGGCAGGGCCTGCGCATCGCGATCGAACTCAAGCGCGGCGCGAACCCGGACGTCGTCCTCAACCAGCTCTTCAAACACACCAACCTCCAGACCAGCTTCACCGTCAACATGCTCGCCATCGTGGACGGCGAGCCCCGGGTGCTCCCGCTCCTCGAGCTGATGCGCCACTACCTCGAGCACCGCCGCCAGGTGGTCACCCGGCGCACCCGGTTCGAGCTCAAAAAGGCCGAGGAACGCGCCCACGTCCTCGAGGGCCTCCTCATCGCGCTCGACAACCTCGACGAGGTCATCGCCCTCATCCGGGGTTCCCAGGACGGCGCCGAGGCCAAGGCCGGCCTCATCGCCCGGTTCGGCCTCACCGAGGTGCAGGCCCAGGCCATCCTCGATATGCGCTTGCAGCGCCTCACCGGACTCGAGCGCGAGAAGATCCAGGCGGAGCACCGCGAACTGCAGGAGACCATCGCCTACCTGCGGGCGATCCTCGAGGACGAGGCTCGGCTTTGGGGGGTCGTTAAGGAGGAACTCCTCGCGGTCAAGGAACGGCACGGGGACACGCGCCGCACGGTGATCAACGAGTTCGCCGGAGGGTTCAACCCCGAGGACCTCATCGAGGACGAGCCCATGGTGATCACCATGACCGCGGCGGGGTTCTTGAAGCGCACGCCCCTCGAGGCCTACCGCGCGCAAGGCCGGGGCGGCGTGGGGGTGCAGGCCAGCCGTTCCAAGGACGAGGACGAGGCCACCCGGCTCTTCGTCGCGAACATGCACGACGACCTGCTCTTCTTCACCAACAAGGGCCGGGTGTACCGGGAAAAGGTCTTCGAGCTTCCCGAAGCAAGCCGCCAGGCCCGCGGCGTGCACATCCGGAGCATCCTACCGCTCGCTGAGGACGAGGAGGTCGCGACCCTGCTCTCGGTGCGGGGGCTCACGATCCCCGGACATTTCGTCTTCGCTACGCGCCGCGGCTTGATCAAGAAAACCCCAATCCGCGAGTACCAGAACCTCACCGCGTCCGGCTTGATCGCGATCAACCTGGTGGACGGAGACACCCTCATCCAGGTGGGTGTTGCCCAGGAGGACGCGGAGGTGATCCTTGCCACTCGAAACGGGCAAGCGATCCGCTTCGCGCTCACGGAGGTGCGGGCCACCGGCCGCGCGAGCCAGGGCGTGCGCGGCGTCCGCCTTAAGGACGGGGACGAGGTGGTTTCGCTTATCGTCGTACCCAAAGGCTGGACCGGCGATCTCCTCGCGGTCGGCACGCGCGGGTACGGCAAACGCACCCCGGTCGAGGAATACCCCACCCAAGGCCGCGGCGGACTGGGCGTCCTTACCTTCCGCAGCACCCCCAAGGTCGGACAGCTCGCTGCCCTGCTCGCGGTGGAGGGGGATGAGGACCTGCTGGTGCTCTCGCGCCGCGGCCTCGCGATCCGCACCCGCGTGGACCAGGTCGCGCAGTACTCCCGCGCCACCAGCGGCGTGAAGATCATGAACCTCCAGGAGGAGGACGAGATCGCCGCGTGCTTCGTCATCCGCCCGCAAGACTAG
- a CDS encoding EVE domain-containing protein, protein MRYWLLKSEPETYSIDDLAREGRAVWDGVRNYQARNFLREMQEDDLAFFYHSNARPPGVVGLARVVRAGVVDPTQFDPQSPYYDPKATPEAPRWHTVEVAFVRRFPRMVPLSTLREVFTPEELWILRRGNRLSVVPVPEEVAKRILALAEGVAAVP, encoded by the coding sequence ATGCGCTACTGGCTGTTAAAATCCGAGCCGGAGACCTACAGCATCGACGACCTGGCCCGCGAAGGGCGGGCCGTATGGGACGGGGTGCGGAACTACCAGGCGCGGAACTTCCTGCGCGAAATGCAAGAAGATGACCTGGCGTTCTTCTATCACTCGAACGCGAGGCCGCCAGGGGTCGTCGGGCTGGCGCGCGTAGTGCGCGCGGGGGTGGTGGACCCCACGCAGTTCGATCCCCAAAGCCCGTACTACGACCCGAAGGCCACGCCGGAGGCGCCCCGCTGGCACACGGTGGAGGTCGCGTTCGTGCGGCGCTTCCCTCGGATGGTGCCCCTTTCGACCCTGCGGGAGGTGTTCACGCCGGAGGAGCTTTGGATCCTGCGCCGCGGCAACCGCTTAAGTGTCGTGCCGGTGCCTGAGGAGGTCGCCAAGCGCATCCTAGCCCTCGCCGAAGGCGTGGCTGCGGTACCCTAG
- a CDS encoding WD40/YVTN/BNR-like repeat-containing protein, with the protein MLRFLYPLLVVFPLLAGGGYAQSRIPIATEGLHTLLWLPDGRLLLGHHQGVAVSRDGGRTWRDLFRRPDTEVLALAFDGNRIFVAGHGVYGVLKADGSFVPLTPRGLPSLELDAYAVDPNRPRRHYAWVRDHGLFASEDGGRSWGRIAARGLPPPELGEKQMVHALYLDATGRIFLVGMGIGARWATDLNWGFQPLATPTQDLTGLLADPGGNLWIGTLQGVWRWSRKGWTRVAPGAVIALTARSTRPFQVAWIDVRRRLDLAHP; encoded by the coding sequence ATGCTCCGATTCCTGTACCCGCTCCTGGTCGTGTTCCCCCTTCTGGCTGGGGGTGGATACGCCCAATCCCGGATTCCGATCGCCACGGAGGGGCTGCACACGCTGCTGTGGCTACCCGACGGCCGTCTCCTTCTAGGGCACCACCAGGGCGTGGCGGTCTCCCGAGACGGCGGGCGGACCTGGCGCGATCTCTTCCGGCGCCCCGACACCGAGGTGCTCGCCTTGGCCTTCGACGGCAACCGGATCTTTGTGGCGGGCCACGGGGTATACGGCGTCCTGAAGGCCGACGGAAGTTTCGTGCCCCTCACGCCGCGGGGCCTTCCCTCCCTGGAGCTGGACGCCTACGCCGTCGACCCTAACCGCCCCCGCCGTCACTACGCCTGGGTGCGGGATCACGGGCTGTTCGCAAGCGAAGACGGAGGGCGCAGCTGGGGGCGGATCGCCGCCCGGGGGTTGCCGCCGCCGGAGTTGGGCGAGAAACAGATGGTGCACGCGCTTTATCTCGACGCCACAGGCCGTATCTTCCTCGTGGGAATGGGGATCGGGGCGCGGTGGGCCACGGATCTTAACTGGGGGTTCCAACCGCTCGCCACCCCCACCCAGGACCTCACCGGCCTCTTGGCAGACCCCGGCGGAAACCTTTGGATCGGTACGTTACAGGGAGTATGGAGATGGTCCCGCAAGGGCTGGACCCGTGTGGCACCGGGGGCGGTCATCGCTCTCACGGCCCGGTCGACGCGCCCGTTCCAGGTGGCGTGGATCGACGTGAGGCGACGTCTTGACCTTGCGCACCCCTGA
- a CDS encoding metal-sensing transcriptional repressor: MNERVQGEVLSRLASTRGHLEGVCRMVRRGSAIREILDQIRAVRGSLAEVETFLVREALYEYLREPEPGRSEKLERVWALVSRKRSFR; this comes from the coding sequence ATGAACGAGCGTGTGCAGGGCGAGGTGCTCTCCCGGTTGGCCTCGACGCGCGGACACCTGGAGGGTGTATGCCGCATGGTGCGGCGTGGCAGCGCGATCCGCGAGATCCTGGACCAGATCCGCGCGGTGCGCGGTTCCCTGGCCGAGGTGGAGACCTTCCTGGTGCGGGAGGCGCTCTACGAGTATTTACGGGAACCCGAGCCGGGCCGGAGCGAGAAGCTGGAACGGGTATGGGCCCTGGTCTCCCGGAAGCGCTCCTTCCGTTAA
- a CDS encoding FAD-dependent monooxygenase, giving the protein MPEVVIVGGGFAGLAVARALGRQDAVLVDPHPIGAYVKSACALPLPVVHAFGAETSVREVHSSLVFHVDGAVVHQHADPPYATVDYTAFCHALMARSGVHVVRAHAVGYAPGRVLTTQGELPCRYAVDASGPRAVLASALRPGYAIRRFMGAGLEVEVPRPSGFPSGLHFYVDPDLPPGYAWAFGAGEHVRVGVYAYAGGRGLRKALQRLLQRLGIPLAASRPHGGLIPWRLRDPVVGRVLVVGDAAGQVLPMTAEGIRPALYYGTVLGRLLEQVLSGRMTYVALIRSYRAEIHRRRWAFGMLGGLQRFVGSVPPNVSGRLLELGQYLGLGKRLYRRYVQGFQGR; this is encoded by the coding sequence ATGCCAGAGGTTGTGATCGTGGGAGGCGGCTTTGCGGGACTGGCCGTGGCTCGAGCCCTGGGCCGACAGGACGCGGTGCTCGTCGACCCCCATCCTATCGGAGCTTACGTCAAATCGGCCTGCGCCCTGCCCCTGCCGGTGGTGCACGCCTTCGGTGCCGAGACTTCCGTGCGGGAGGTGCACTCGAGCCTCGTCTTCCACGTGGATGGTGCGGTGGTGCACCAGCACGCGGATCCACCGTACGCGACGGTGGATTACACGGCCTTCTGCCATGCCTTGATGGCGCGGTCCGGGGTGCATGTGGTCCGTGCGCACGCCGTAGGGTATGCGCCAGGCCGGGTCCTGACCACCCAGGGGGAGCTACCCTGCCGTTACGCCGTGGATGCGAGCGGCCCCAGGGCCGTGCTGGCCTCCGCGTTGCGCCCCGGTTACGCGATCCGGCGGTTCATGGGAGCGGGGCTTGAGGTGGAGGTGCCGCGCCCATCGGGTTTCCCGAGCGGTCTGCACTTTTATGTGGACCCGGACCTTCCCCCGGGGTATGCGTGGGCCTTTGGGGCGGGGGAGCATGTACGGGTCGGCGTGTACGCCTACGCGGGGGGGCGGGGGTTACGGAAGGCTTTGCAGCGCCTCCTCCAGCGGTTGGGAATCCCGTTGGCCGCCTCCCGCCCGCACGGCGGCCTGATTCCCTGGCGGCTGCGCGACCCCGTTGTGGGGAGGGTGCTGGTGGTAGGGGACGCGGCGGGGCAGGTGCTGCCCATGACCGCGGAAGGGATTCGCCCGGCCCTCTACTACGGCACCGTGCTCGGACGGCTGCTCGAGCAGGTGCTCTCCGGACGCATGACGTACGTGGCGCTGATCCGGAGCTACCGTGCCGAGATCCACCGTAGGCGGTGGGCTTTCGGGATGCTTGGGGGGCTCCAACGGTTCGTGGGCAGCGTGCCCCCGAACGTAAGCGGACGGCTCCTCGAGCTGGGGCAATACCTAGGTTTGGGGAAGCGGCTGTACCGCCGGTACGTCCAGGGGTTCCAGGGGAGGTGA
- a CDS encoding NAD(P)/FAD-dependent oxidoreductase yields the protein MGRRVTIVGAGPAGLTAAITLARAGWRVVVCERHPGVGRRFAGDFQGLENWSEAVDVLEWVRRMGVQVRFEAAPFHVVTFYGPDGRPRVLRTPRPLFYLVRRGDVAGSLDRGLLAEALEAGVEIRFGKALRHVEGPAIIATGPRFGDGICVGYTFTTDLPDQAHCILSDRLAPLGYAYLLIRAGRATLVSCQFARLQEWRAHLARTVEAFSRIVPGLELREARFFSGYGNVFTPPRLVDHGRYYVGEAAGLQDALWGFGLRYAIRSGYLAAQSLIRGVSYAALARRELLPRHRVGLENRALLEASRALLGERVYAWLLDRVVQHPDVRAYLRKHHRPLAWKRALWPLVRLGMRFRSRYRDARCRLRDCTCVWCACGRSGRNECDRMKSPVSTTGTPSSTI from the coding sequence ATGGGAAGGAGGGTTACCATCGTGGGGGCGGGCCCGGCAGGGCTCACGGCGGCGATCACGCTGGCCCGTGCGGGGTGGCGCGTGGTGGTTTGCGAGCGTCACCCGGGGGTCGGGCGGCGGTTCGCCGGGGATTTCCAGGGGTTGGAGAACTGGAGCGAAGCGGTAGACGTCCTCGAGTGGGTGCGGAGGATGGGGGTCCAGGTGCGCTTTGAAGCCGCGCCCTTTCACGTAGTGACCTTTTACGGTCCGGACGGAAGGCCTCGAGTGCTGCGCACGCCGCGCCCTCTGTTCTACCTGGTGCGCCGTGGGGACGTAGCGGGGAGCCTGGACCGCGGCCTGTTGGCCGAGGCCTTGGAGGCCGGAGTGGAGATCCGTTTCGGTAAGGCTCTTCGGCACGTGGAGGGCCCGGCGATCATCGCGACGGGACCGCGATTTGGCGACGGGATCTGCGTGGGGTACACCTTCACAACGGACCTGCCCGACCAGGCCCACTGCATCCTTTCGGACCGGTTGGCCCCGCTGGGATACGCTTACCTTTTAATTCGTGCGGGGCGGGCAACCCTGGTGAGTTGCCAGTTCGCCCGGCTGCAAGAGTGGCGCGCGCACCTGGCGCGCACCGTGGAGGCGTTTTCCCGGATCGTGCCTGGGCTGGAGTTGCGGGAGGCGCGGTTTTTTTCCGGGTACGGGAACGTCTTCACCCCGCCACGCCTCGTAGACCATGGCCGGTACTACGTAGGGGAGGCGGCGGGGCTGCAGGACGCGCTGTGGGGGTTTGGCCTGCGTTATGCGATCCGCTCGGGGTACCTCGCGGCACAGAGCCTGATCCGCGGGGTTTCCTACGCGGCGCTTGCGCGGCGTGAGCTGTTGCCCAGGCACCGGGTAGGTCTAGAGAACCGGGCCTTGCTGGAGGCTAGTCGCGCGCTTTTGGGGGAGCGGGTGTACGCCTGGCTGCTCGACCGCGTCGTGCAGCACCCGGATGTGCGCGCCTACCTGCGCAAGCATCATCGTCCACTGGCCTGGAAGCGTGCGCTGTGGCCGTTGGTTCGTCTGGGCATGCGGTTTCGCTCGCGCTACCGTGACGCGCGTTGCCGCCTGCGCGACTGCACCTGCGTGTGGTGCGCTTGTGGTCGGAGTGGGAGGAACGAATGCGACAGGATGAAGTCACCCGTATCTACAACCGGAACGCCCTCGTCTACGATTTGA
- a CDS encoding class I SAM-dependent methyltransferase — translation MRQDEVTRIYNRNALVYDLMEAPMERLAFGRWRPLLFQELKGKVLEVGVGTGKNLPYYPSSVEVVAVDPSPAMLERARRRAQRLGVVVDLRQVDAQRLPFEDGSFDAVVASFVFCSVADPVAGLREALRVLRPGGELRLLEHLRPPQPALARVFDWFNPLAVRLTGANINRRTDENVRAAGFAQVRSRPLDRLGIVRLIMARKEDGRG, via the coding sequence ATGCGACAGGATGAAGTCACCCGTATCTACAACCGGAACGCCCTCGTCTACGATTTGATGGAAGCCCCCATGGAGCGGTTGGCCTTTGGGCGTTGGCGGCCGTTGCTGTTTCAGGAATTGAAAGGCAAGGTGCTCGAGGTCGGTGTGGGGACGGGGAAGAACCTACCGTACTACCCTTCGAGCGTGGAGGTGGTGGCCGTGGATCCCAGTCCGGCGATGCTGGAGCGCGCGCGTCGCAGGGCCCAGCGCCTGGGCGTGGTGGTGGACCTGCGACAGGTGGATGCCCAGCGGCTGCCGTTTGAGGATGGGAGCTTCGACGCGGTGGTGGCCTCCTTTGTGTTTTGTTCCGTGGCGGATCCTGTGGCCGGCCTTCGGGAGGCGCTGCGCGTGCTGCGTCCTGGAGGAGAGTTGCGTTTACTGGAGCACCTGCGGCCCCCGCAACCCGCGCTCGCCCGGGTTTTCGACTGGTTCAATCCCCTCGCGGTGCGCCTGACCGGCGCGAACATCAACCGGCGCACCGATGAGAACGTGCGGGCAGCGGGGTTTGCACAGGTCCGGTCGCGCCCGCTGGACCGCTTGGGGATCGTCCGCCTGATCATGGCACGCAAGGAGGATGGGCGTGGGTAG
- a CDS encoding ABC transporter ATP-binding protein, with the protein MGVGSVRLSRVAKTYGREETRVWALREVTLSVEPGTFVVILGPSGSGKTTLLNLIGALDVPSEGRVEVAGHDLTRSTEAERARFRRHKVGFVFQFFNLVPTLTARENVLLAAELVPHPRDPDALLAAVGLSHRKHHFPGELSGGEQQRVAVARALAKNPEVILADEPTGSLDSQSGAQVLALLWRFARDEGRTVLMVTHNQALAQIADRVLRLKDGRIVEDRRNEEPRTPEEVVW; encoded by the coding sequence ATGGGCGTGGGTAGCGTGCGGCTTAGCCGGGTGGCGAAAACTTATGGCCGGGAGGAAACGCGGGTCTGGGCGTTGCGGGAGGTGACCCTCTCGGTAGAGCCGGGGACGTTCGTGGTAATTCTAGGGCCCTCCGGGTCCGGGAAGACCACCCTGCTCAACCTCATTGGCGCGTTGGACGTCCCAAGCGAGGGCCGGGTGGAGGTGGCCGGCCACGACCTAACGCGCAGCACCGAGGCGGAACGGGCTCGGTTTCGGCGGCACAAGGTGGGGTTCGTCTTCCAGTTTTTCAACCTCGTACCCACCCTGACTGCCCGCGAGAACGTCCTTCTGGCGGCGGAGCTGGTACCCCACCCCCGTGACCCCGACGCGCTTTTGGCCGCCGTAGGGCTTTCCCATCGTAAGCACCACTTCCCGGGGGAGCTCTCTGGGGGGGAGCAGCAACGGGTGGCCGTAGCCCGGGCGCTGGCCAAGAACCCTGAGGTGATCTTGGCGGACGAGCCCACGGGGAGTCTGGACTCCCAAAGCGGCGCGCAGGTGCTTGCGTTGTTGTGGAGGTTCGCGCGGGATGAGGGGCGTACGGTGCTTATGGTGACCCACAACCAGGCCCTCGCCCAGATCGCGGATCGGGTGTTGCGCCTTAAGGACGGCCGGATTGTGGAGGACCGACGGAACGAGGAGCCGCGGACTCCGGAGGAGGTCGTGTGGTGA
- a CDS encoding FtsX-like permease family protein, giving the protein MILWRKLLRDLRRHPGQAMALSLVFVLGIGAFVGLRIAYEGLEPATEALYARRGLPDLVARVTFAPARVVPDLEAIPGVAVVVPRIALETTVQELPGVRVRVLSLPAPERPRLGDVEVVAGRYLSGAPDEVLVVEGMARYHGLGVGDRLQLRTRKGGYRTFRVVGVVRQPEHLSLIPPGGFMALPRVYGVVLVGETAARSLLGRQGGYTEFALALEPGTDEAVVVRAVEQVLDRYRLELVWGRSLPSVRNVQAHIDFLRQSARIFPAFFLVAGALGGFILLSRVVRQERGIAGLMRALGYAPGTVMRHYLGYTLILAVVGGGLGILLGLPIARVVRELLAWDLGLPPDGVVEGRAAILLGGVFAVLAGLAAGVGPAWMASRVPPAAVMREEPPWGARTVRWLRRVPGGVWVRMAVRNLLRHPMRTLWTAVGVAFAVGLALAPALLLEEMDRVEARVEQVRRYDFRLVPTFPQPERWLEEVARVPGVQRVEGVVEVPVRLRIGEEEVRTYALGFSEDARLFDLPVPPPGEAYLAQGLPQTAEVVEVRGPYARLQLRVAGSVDYPLGRPVVLNLEDARRLLIPFEGVGNLFRLFFGVDLEVLEDPVTSVLVAVEPALREEVRARLSALEAVGQVDDRVLEREDLSRIFSASRLFVWVVEIFALLLALSLLYNTVMINGLERRKELAMLRVLGVRVREIVGLFMGEAFAIALLGIVLGMPAGLWVARRSLGDFQEFLPGGIGLYPGVVALVIGGAVVVVVLASLPVLRGLFRWSLAEVVRQRD; this is encoded by the coding sequence GTGATCCTGTGGAGGAAGCTCCTCCGTGATCTGCGCCGCCACCCGGGCCAAGCGATGGCGCTCTCCCTCGTGTTTGTGCTGGGCATCGGGGCCTTTGTGGGGCTGCGCATTGCCTACGAGGGCCTAGAGCCCGCTACCGAAGCGCTCTACGCACGACGGGGATTGCCGGATCTGGTGGCGCGGGTCACTTTCGCGCCGGCGCGCGTGGTTCCGGATCTTGAGGCGATCCCGGGAGTGGCGGTGGTGGTGCCCCGGATCGCGCTGGAGACCACGGTGCAGGAACTGCCTGGGGTGCGGGTGCGGGTGCTTTCCCTCCCGGCGCCGGAGCGCCCCCGGCTGGGAGATGTGGAGGTGGTGGCGGGGCGTTACCTGAGCGGTGCGCCGGATGAGGTGCTGGTGGTCGAGGGGATGGCGCGCTACCACGGCCTGGGTGTGGGAGATCGGTTGCAGCTGCGCACCCGCAAGGGGGGGTACCGAACGTTCCGTGTGGTGGGGGTGGTGCGGCAGCCCGAGCACCTTTCGTTGATTCCGCCTGGAGGGTTCATGGCGCTCCCCCGGGTGTACGGGGTGGTGTTGGTGGGAGAGACGGCGGCCCGATCCCTGCTAGGGCGACAGGGAGGGTACACGGAGTTCGCCTTGGCTCTGGAGCCCGGCACGGACGAGGCCGTAGTGGTGCGGGCGGTGGAGCAGGTGTTGGACCGGTACCGCCTCGAGCTCGTGTGGGGACGGAGCCTGCCAAGCGTGCGGAACGTGCAGGCACATATCGATTTCTTACGGCAGAGCGCGCGGATCTTCCCTGCCTTCTTCCTCGTCGCGGGGGCGTTGGGCGGGTTTATCCTCCTTTCTCGAGTGGTGCGGCAGGAGCGGGGCATCGCGGGGCTCATGCGGGCCTTGGGGTACGCGCCGGGCACGGTAATGCGCCACTACCTGGGGTACACCCTGATCCTGGCTGTGGTCGGGGGAGGACTTGGGATTCTCCTCGGTTTGCCCATTGCCCGCGTGGTTCGGGAACTGCTCGCTTGGGATCTGGGCCTGCCCCCGGACGGGGTTGTGGAGGGAAGGGCGGCGATACTCCTCGGGGGGGTGTTTGCGGTGCTCGCAGGGCTGGCCGCGGGGGTGGGGCCGGCGTGGATGGCTTCGCGCGTGCCTCCTGCGGCCGTGATGCGCGAGGAGCCGCCGTGGGGTGCGCGTACGGTTCGCTGGTTGCGCCGCGTTCCCGGGGGGGTGTGGGTGCGGATGGCGGTTCGGAACCTGTTGCGCCATCCCATGCGCACCCTCTGGACGGCGGTGGGTGTGGCGTTCGCGGTGGGGCTTGCGTTGGCTCCCGCCCTACTGCTCGAGGAGATGGACCGGGTGGAGGCCCGGGTAGAGCAGGTGCGCCGTTACGACTTCCGCTTGGTTCCTACCTTCCCCCAGCCGGAGCGCTGGCTCGAGGAGGTTGCGCGCGTGCCTGGAGTCCAGCGGGTGGAGGGGGTCGTGGAGGTTCCCGTACGGCTCCGGATCGGGGAAGAGGAGGTGCGCACGTACGCGCTGGGGTTTTCGGAGGATGCCCGGTTGTTCGACCTTCCGGTACCTCCTCCGGGGGAGGCGTACCTGGCGCAGGGCCTGCCCCAAACGGCCGAGGTTGTGGAGGTGCGTGGGCCGTACGCGCGGCTGCAACTGCGGGTGGCGGGATCGGTGGACTATCCTTTGGGACGCCCCGTGGTGTTGAACCTCGAGGACGCCCGGCGGTTGCTGATTCCCTTTGAGGGGGTGGGCAACCTGTTCCGCTTGTTCTTTGGAGTGGACCTCGAGGTGCTTGAGGATCCGGTGACCTCGGTGTTGGTCGCGGTGGAGCCGGCTCTTCGGGAGGAGGTCCGTGCGCGGTTGTCGGCCCTCGAGGCGGTGGGGCAGGTGGATGACCGTGTACTGGAGCGGGAGGACCTCTCCCGGATCTTCTCTGCGAGCCGCTTGTTCGTGTGGGTGGTGGAGATCTTCGCGCTACTGCTGGCTCTCTCGCTTTTGTACAACACCGTGATGATCAATGGTCTGGAGCGGCGTAAGGAGCTGGCCATGCTGCGGGTACTTGGGGTGCGTGTTCGTGAGATTGTGGGGCTGTTTATGGGGGAGGCGTTTGCGATAGCCTTGCTAGGGATCGTTCTGGGTATGCCAGCGGGGTTGTGGGTGGCGCGACGGAGTTTGGGGGATTTCCAGGAGTTCCTACCGGGTGGGATCGGGCTGTACCCAGGGGTGGTGGCCCTGGTGATTGGGGGGGCGGTGGTCGTGGTCGTGTTGGCCTCCCTTCCGGTATTGCGGGGATTGTTCCGCTGGAGCCTGGCTGAGGTGGTGCGTCAGCGGGACTAG
- a CDS encoding cupredoxin domain-containing protein: MVFGVGVLLGVLGVAFGLFLSPYLRSAGGAEEGVVLRISMSGWQPAVVRAEAGKPITITIVNLDNRFHTDGGGWHNFVVEALGVEERVPPKGVRTITLVPEKSGEYLFYCDICCGGKENPFMQGKLVVL; this comes from the coding sequence ATGGTGTTCGGCGTCGGAGTCTTACTGGGTGTGTTGGGGGTTGCGTTTGGGTTGTTCCTTTCCCCGTACCTCCGGAGCGCTGGGGGAGCGGAGGAAGGGGTGGTGTTGCGGATCAGTATGTCCGGTTGGCAGCCTGCGGTGGTGCGCGCAGAGGCCGGGAAACCAATCACCATCACGATCGTGAACTTGGACAACCGTTTCCACACGGACGGAGGAGGCTGGCACAATTTTGTGGTGGAGGCTCTTGGGGTCGAGGAGCGGGTGCCGCCCAAGGGGGTGCGTACTATCACCCTCGTGCCCGAAAAGTCTGGAGAGTATCTATTCTACTGCGATATCTGCTGTGGAGGTAAGGAGAACCCGTTCATGCAAGGGAAGCTCGTAGTGCTATGA